Genomic DNA from Gossypium hirsutum isolate 1008001.06 chromosome A01, Gossypium_hirsutum_v2.1, whole genome shotgun sequence:
GTTGTTATTGATATTGCTCTTATTCATATTCAGTTTGGAGCTTCAAACCAAAAAGGACATTTACCCAGAGAAATAATAATGGATGAAATGAAAGGCAAATGGAGTGGATTCATGAAGAAAGTCAACAACCAATTTTCATCATCTGGGAATTTCAAGGGCCAAGGTCGAGTCTTGGGTTCCTCTTGTTCTGGACCTGTTAACCCCATCCTTACCCGTCCCTCCCCACCTCACACCCCTTCTCCCAAGCCTATTCCTCCCTCATCTTCTTCCTCCTATTCGACTTCCAAGCCTTCTTTGCCCTCTAAATCTTCAAATTCCGATCAAAACACGCCCAGCAATCTTGAACCACCTCGGAAGCCGGAAAACGGGTTCGATCCTTACGGTTCATTGATCACTTCTAGCAGGGTATCCAAAAATGGATTCACCTTGAATATGTTTGAGTGTCCGATCTGTGGTGCTCCTTATGTGTCTGAGGAGGAGGTATCTAAACATGTAGAAACTTGTATTGAGATCAATTCGTCCAATAGAGAAGGCAGTGACACAGATGCGGGATCGAATGAGAACGAGTTACAAGAGTCCTCAGGGATTGAATTGGAGGTTTGCATTGGTTCATATATTTCAGGGAACCCACCAGACGGATCAGTTCAGGTTTTTCTTAGGTTGTTGAGGAACATAGTTAAGGAACGTGGGAATGACAAGTTCAGGAAGATTCGGATGAGTAATCCGAAGATAAGGGAAGCAATTGGCGAGGTCTCTGGAGGAGTTGAGCTGTTGGAGCTTGTTGGATTTGTGTCGAAGGAAGGAGGAGGGGAAATGTGGGCAGTCATGGACGTTCCTAAGAAGGAGATGATTACTTTGATGAACAAGGCAATAATGTTGTTGGAACAGGAGAAGATAGAAGAAGGTAACAAGAGTGAGAAAGAGGAAATGGTTGAGCCAAAGAAGATTGACAGACAGGTAATTAATTGTTTGTAGATATTCGTATGGTTTTACCCCTTTTATCTTTATCTGTATTTTAGCCTATTGATTACCATAGAGTCCTTGATTAATGCATTGTTTGCTAACATAGGTGAAATAAGAATGTGGCTAAGGAAATAGATGTAATATTTGGTGAAATGAATTCTCTTCTATAATATTATTGAACTGCCTTTGTTTATGGTTGTTTTAAATGAGGCGTTGTAAATTATAGGAAACTTGACTGCATCGCTTACTGTTcaattgtttcattttttgtttttggtcTTTTCTGTCTACTTATTTGTCATTTAATTGTTCATCCTCTGTCTATGTTGTTGAATGTTGATATTCAGTGAATATGCACaatttttatgcaatttcattaGTAGAATATGCGATTAATCAAGATTATCAGATGTCCATTACTGCCCCTTG
This window encodes:
- the LOC121228288 gene encoding plant UBX domain-containing protein 2, whose amino-acid sequence is MDEMKGKWSGFMKKVNNQFSSSGNFKGQGRVLGSSCSGPVNPILTRPSPPHTPSPKPIPPSSSSSYSTSKPSLPSKSSNSDQNTPSNLEPPRKPENGFDPYGSLITSSRVSKNGFTLNMFECPICGAPYVSEEEVSKHVETCIEINSSNREGSDTDAGSNENELQESSGIELEVCIGSYISGNPPDGSVQVFLRLLRNIVKERGNDKFRKIRMSNPKIREAIGEVSGGVELLELVGFVSKEGGGEMWAVMDVPKKEMITLMNKAIMLLEQEKIEEGNKSEKEEMVEPKKIDRQIRVFFSVPESVAAKIELPDSFYSLSAEEVKREAELRKKKNAESQLLIPKSFKEKQAKAGRRRYRRTMIRIQFPDGAVLQAVFAPWEPTSSLYKFVSLSLKEPSLEFELLDPVLVKRRVIPSFPAAGQKARTLYDEDLVPSALIKFKPIETDSVVFTGLSNELLELSEPLVTN